Proteins from one Dromiciops gliroides isolate mDroGli1 chromosome 6, mDroGli1.pri, whole genome shotgun sequence genomic window:
- the LOC122732627 gene encoding ferritin light chain-like — protein sequence MSSTSQIRQNFSSEAEATVNHRANLYLQASYSYLSLGFYFNWDDVTLLRVSHFSRDTEKDKHEDAERLMRLQNQHGGRILFQAVQKRSQDEWGRSLDAMEAALSLEKEALLKLHSLGSSQGDPHLCDFLESYYLGEEVSLLKRLGDHLTTLHQVLADPQPWLGEHLFERLSLKHD from the coding sequence ATGAGCTCCACCTCTCAGATCCGCCAAAACTTCTCCTCCGAGGCCGAGGCTACGGTCAACCACCGGGCCAACCTCTACCTGCAGGCCTCCTACTCCTACCTGTCCCTGGGTTTCTATTTCAACTGGGACGATGTCACTCTGCTGAGGGTGTCGCATTTTTCCCGTGACACGGAGAAGGACAAACACGAGGACGCCGAGCGCCTTATGCGGCTCCAGAACCAACATGGGGGCCGGATCCTCTTCCAGGCTGTGCAGAAACGAAGTCAAGATGAGTGGGGCCGCAGCTTGGATGCCATGGAGGCTGCCCTGAGCCTGGAGAAGGAGGCCCTCCTGAAGCTGCACTCCCTGGGCTCCAGCCAAGGGGATCCACACCTCTGCGATTTCCTAGAAAGCTACTACCTGGGTGAAGAGGTGAGTCTGCTGAAGCGCCTGGGCGACCACCTGACCACCCTGCACCAAGTGCTGGCCGACCCCCAGCCCTGGCTGGGAGAACACCTGTTCGAGAGGCTGAGCCTGAAGCACGACTAG